One Orrella dioscoreae genomic window carries:
- a CDS encoding IS3 family transposase (programmed frameshift): MAKYDERFKLKVVKEYLSGSGGSKTVGARHGLGHATVRRWVSSYREHGVCGLRRKGASYDAAFKLQVLNRMWREGWSLTQTAAAFDIRSASHIGRWERQYHEGGNEALERRRRGCRAMSDQSVKPSGPTAPEQKTLEEVLKENEYLRAENAYPKKARCLDPAKEGGSAEKAQLIAGLRQEHRVGVLLAVAGLSRSTFYYHLKARGVADKSAGLKAKISAVYARHKGRYGYRRITAALRQAGQCVNHKTVQKLMRVLGLKSLVRPKKYRSYRGEVGRVAPNVLARQFEADRPNQKWVTDVTEFNVRGQKLYLSPVMDLYNGEIVAYETSERPLFGLVGNMLKKAMRRLSPGDQPLLHSDQGWQYQQPSYRRMLADRGLTQSMSRKGNCLDNAAMESWFATLKTECFYLNRYDSIDQLQKAIGQFIHYYNHQRIRLKLKGLSPVQYRTQALAA, translated from the exons ATGGCGAAGTACGACGAGCGTTTCAAGCTCAAGGTAGTGAAGGAGTATCTGTCAGGATCGGGGGGATCGAAGACGGTGGGCGCCAGGCACGGTCTTGGTCACGCCACAGTCAGGCGGTGGGTAAGTAGCTATCGAGAGCACGGGGTGTGCGGCCTGCGTCGCAAGGGCGCGAGCTACGACGCGGCATTCAAGCTGCAGGTGCTCAATCGGATGTGGCGTGAGGGGTGGTCTCTGACGCAGACTGCGGCAGCATTTGATATTCGCTCGGCGAGCCACATTGGTAGGTGGGAGCGTCAGTATCATGAGGGTGGAAATGAAGCCCTTGAGCGCCGTCGGCGCGGATGCAGAGCCATGTCAGATCAGTCAGTAAAACCGTCAGGGCCCACAGCCCCAGAGCAGAAAACCCTTGAGGAGGTGCTCAAGGAAAACGAGTACCTCCGAGCGGAGAACGCCTACC CTAAAAAAGCTCGATGCCTTGATCCAGCAAAAGAGGGCGGCAGCGCAGAAAAAGCGCAGTTGATCGCTGGGTTGAGGCAAGAGCATCGCGTAGGTGTGCTGCTGGCAGTCGCAGGGCTCTCGCGCAGCACGTTCTACTACCACTTGAAGGCGCGGGGCGTGGCAGACAAGTCTGCGGGGCTCAAGGCCAAGATCAGTGCCGTCTATGCGCGCCACAAGGGCCGCTACGGCTACCGACGCATCACTGCCGCGCTACGCCAGGCTGGCCAGTGCGTGAACCACAAGACGGTGCAGAAGCTGATGCGGGTGCTGGGTCTGAAGTCCTTGGTGCGCCCGAAGAAGTATCGCTCGTACCGGGGTGAGGTGGGCCGCGTGGCGCCGAACGTGCTGGCACGCCAGTTCGAGGCCGACCGTCCGAACCAGAAGTGGGTCACCGACGTGACGGAGTTCAACGTGCGCGGCCAGAAGCTGTATCTGTCGCCGGTGATGGACCTGTACAACGGTGAGATCGTGGCCTACGAGACCAGCGAGCGTCCGTTGTTCGGGCTGGTGGGCAACATGCTCAAGAAGGCGATGCGCCGCCTGTCGCCGGGCGACCAACCGCTGCTGCACTCGGACCAGGGCTGGCAGTACCAGCAGCCCAGCTACCGGCGCATGCTGGCCGATCGTGGCCTCACGCAAAGCATGTCGCGCAAGGGCAACTGCCTGGACAACGCCGCCATGGAGAGCTGGTTCGCCACGCTCAAGACCGAGTGCTTCTACCTGAACCGCTACGACAGCATCGACCAGCTACAGAAAGCCATCGGCCAGTTCATCCACTACTACAACCACCAGCGTATCCGGCTCAAACTAAAAGGCCTGAGCCCGGTGCAATACCGAACTCAGGCCTTGGCCGCCTGA
- the lplT gene encoding lysophospholipid transporter LplT, with product MKRGFYLVMGAQALSSLADNALFIAAIALIQELHGPDWMTPAMKWCFAASYVALAAFVGAFADSYPKGRVMFITNALKVTGCLLMFCYASFGLSSTGQTYLVCAAYALVGIGAAAYSPAKYGIVTEMLPPHLLVKGNSWIEGLTVISIILGTVVGGWLISSSVSSWLLAHEWARTLVSTPAEAAILVIAFVYLGAAACNLLIPHTHITYPPQQKNPIKLIATFRGYVRTLWRDKLGQISLAVTTLFWGAGATLQLIVIEWGRSHLGYGLDKASMLMGVAALGTVVGSVLAGRIPLTRALSVLPVGALMGVVVMMMPLVYSPWSVYLLLLITGALAGFFVVPMNALLQHRGHVLLSAGHSIAVQNFNEQLNILLMVAAYTIMLKLHLPINTIIVIFGLLVTTLMALVIIWARANLRRDPSLHGLIGQEGHGKAL from the coding sequence TTGAAACGAGGCTTTTACCTGGTCATGGGCGCGCAAGCGCTGTCGTCGCTGGCCGATAACGCGCTGTTCATCGCCGCCATCGCGCTCATCCAGGAGCTTCACGGGCCCGACTGGATGACGCCGGCCATGAAGTGGTGCTTCGCCGCCTCGTACGTCGCGCTGGCCGCCTTCGTGGGCGCCTTTGCCGACTCGTACCCCAAGGGCCGGGTCATGTTCATCACCAACGCCCTGAAGGTCACGGGCTGTCTGCTGATGTTCTGCTACGCCAGTTTCGGCCTTTCGTCCACCGGCCAGACCTATCTGGTGTGCGCCGCCTATGCCCTGGTCGGCATCGGCGCGGCCGCCTACTCGCCCGCCAAGTATGGCATCGTCACCGAAATGCTGCCGCCCCACCTGCTGGTCAAGGGCAACAGCTGGATCGAAGGCCTGACCGTCATCTCCATCATCCTGGGCACGGTCGTGGGCGGCTGGCTGATCTCGTCGAGCGTCTCCAGCTGGCTGCTGGCCCACGAATGGGCCCGCACGCTGGTGAGCACCCCCGCCGAGGCGGCGATCCTGGTGATCGCCTTCGTGTACCTGGGCGCCGCGGCCTGCAACCTGCTGATCCCGCACACCCACATCACCTATCCGCCGCAACAGAAGAACCCCATCAAGCTCATCGCCACCTTCCGGGGCTACGTGCGCACCCTGTGGCGCGACAAGCTGGGCCAGATCTCGCTGGCGGTGACCACGCTGTTCTGGGGCGCCGGCGCCACGCTGCAGCTCATCGTCATCGAGTGGGGCCGCTCGCACCTGGGCTACGGCCTGGACAAGGCCTCCATGCTGATGGGCGTGGCGGCGCTGGGCACCGTCGTCGGCTCCGTGCTGGCCGGCCGCATCCCGCTGACCCGCGCGCTGTCCGTGCTGCCCGTCGGGGCCCTGATGGGCGTGGTGGTCATGATGATGCCGCTGGTCTATTCGCCCTGGAGCGTCTACCTGCTGCTGCTGATCACGGGCGCGCTGGCGGGCTTCTTCGTGGTGCCCATGAACGCGCTGCTGCAGCATCGCGGCCACGTGCTGCTGTCGGCGGGCCACTCCATCGCCGTGCAGAACTTCAACGAGCAGTTGAACATCCTGCTGATGGTCGCGGCCTACACGATCATGCTGAAGCTGCACCTGCCCATCAACACCATCATCGTGATCTTCGGCCTGCTGGTCACCACGCTGATGGCCCTGGTCATCATCTGGGCCCGCGCCAACCTGCGCCGCGACCCGAGCCTGCACGGCCTCATCGGCCAGGAGGGGCACGGCAAGGCGCTCTGA
- the smc gene encoding chromosome segregation protein SMC, protein MRLIQIKLAGFKSFVDPTAIPVPSQLVGVVGPNGCGKSNIIDAVRWVLGETKASELRGESMQDVIFSGSGNRKPAARASVELVFDNAEGRAVGQWSTYAEIAVRRVLTRDGTSSYYVNNQQVRRRDIHDIFLGTGLGSRGYAIIGQGMINRLIEAKPEELRVYLEEAAGVSRYKERRRETENRLSDTRENLTRVEDILRELGSQLERLESQAEVARQYRELEADGERKQHLLWFQRETAAKKERAQKALEIEQAQTELEGAVAALRTDEAALESRRQAHYAASDAVHTAQGALYEANAQVSTLEAEIRHVVDSRNRLQARRVQLQQQIDEWRAQQEHCTEQIAQSEEELAEGAARAEASQAAAADAQTLLPDAERRVREAAASRDEMRSALAKVEQSLALAAQAQRDADRQLQSLEQRRERLEQELRELQAPDPVRLEELAGAKAVAEDQLHEAQETLAELEARVPQADAERSSAQQAAQAEAQSLAKLDARLAALSKLQEDVQKQGTLEPWLARHELAGLGRLWQKLHIEPGWETALESALRERMAGLEVRNLDWARAFAEDAPPARLAFYQLPVPAAVPAPPAGLTPLASLLRITDPALRTLLADWLRNVYTTPDLAQALGARASLPEGAVLVVKSGHLVDAHSVRFYAADSEQAGMLARQQEIENLQREIKAQQLIADQSRSAVARAEAGWQQVSQALAPARQRVSEVTRRLHDLQLEHSRLQQQAQQTGERAARLREDMEEIGVQQEELRAAREEAEARFESLDEELGEKQSVFADAEIAGEDLAAQAEAARARLRELERAAQEADFTERGLRARIVDLQRNQQLAAEQTRRAGVELEQLQEDLAVLDASAAEAGLQDALELRAEREESLSRARIELDDLSAQLRSADEERLQRERSLEPRRARIMELQLQEQAARLAIEQFAEQLDARQVDRDALAADLETLDESWRRVNWLQSEVQRISRQIESLGSVNLAALDELNTARERKGFLDSQHADLNEAIETLEDAIRKIDRETRALLQETFETVNGHFGDLFPRLFGGGEAKLIMTGEEILDAGLQVMAQPPGKRNSTIHLLSGGEKALTATALVFALFKLNPAPFCLLDEVDAPLDDANTERYANLVSSMSEQTQFLFISHNKIAMQMAKQLVGVTMQEQGVSRIVAVDIDSAVQWAAEAA, encoded by the coding sequence GTGCGCCTGATCCAGATAAAACTTGCCGGCTTCAAGTCCTTCGTCGACCCGACCGCCATCCCCGTGCCCAGCCAGCTGGTGGGGGTGGTGGGGCCTAACGGTTGCGGCAAGTCCAACATCATCGACGCGGTGCGTTGGGTGCTGGGCGAGACCAAGGCGTCCGAACTGCGCGGTGAGTCGATGCAGGACGTGATCTTCAGCGGCTCGGGCAACCGCAAGCCGGCCGCGCGCGCCTCGGTCGAGCTGGTGTTCGACAACGCCGAGGGCCGTGCCGTCGGGCAGTGGAGCACCTACGCCGAGATCGCCGTGCGCCGCGTGCTGACGCGCGACGGCACCAGCAGCTACTACGTCAACAACCAGCAGGTCCGCCGCCGCGACATCCACGACATCTTCCTGGGCACGGGCCTGGGATCGCGTGGCTACGCGATCATCGGCCAGGGCATGATCAACCGCCTCATCGAGGCCAAGCCCGAAGAGCTGCGCGTCTACCTGGAAGAGGCCGCGGGCGTCTCGCGCTACAAGGAGCGCCGCCGCGAAACCGAGAACCGCCTGTCGGACACGCGCGAGAACCTGACGCGGGTGGAAGACATCCTGCGCGAACTGGGCAGCCAGCTCGAGCGCCTGGAAAGCCAGGCCGAGGTGGCGCGCCAGTACCGCGAGCTGGAAGCCGACGGCGAGCGCAAGCAGCACCTGCTCTGGTTCCAGCGTGAAACCGCGGCCAAGAAAGAGCGCGCCCAGAAGGCGCTGGAAATCGAGCAGGCGCAAACCGAACTCGAAGGCGCGGTCGCCGCCCTGCGCACCGACGAGGCCGCGCTGGAGTCGCGCCGCCAGGCCCATTACGCCGCCAGCGATGCCGTGCACACGGCCCAGGGCGCCCTGTACGAAGCGAATGCGCAGGTCAGCACGCTGGAGGCCGAGATCCGCCACGTGGTCGATTCGCGCAACCGCCTGCAGGCGCGTCGCGTGCAGTTGCAGCAGCAGATCGACGAGTGGCGCGCCCAGCAGGAACACTGCACCGAACAGATCGCCCAGTCCGAGGAAGAGCTGGCCGAGGGCGCGGCGCGCGCCGAGGCGTCTCAGGCCGCCGCGGCCGATGCGCAGACGCTGCTGCCCGATGCCGAGCGCCGGGTGCGTGAAGCGGCCGCCTCACGCGACGAAATGCGCAGCGCGCTGGCAAAGGTCGAGCAGAGCCTGGCGCTGGCCGCGCAGGCACAGCGCGACGCCGACCGCCAGCTGCAAAGCCTGGAGCAGCGCCGCGAGCGCCTGGAGCAGGAACTGCGCGAACTGCAGGCGCCGGATCCCGTGCGCCTGGAAGAACTGGCCGGTGCCAAGGCGGTGGCCGAAGACCAGCTGCATGAAGCCCAGGAGACGCTGGCCGAGCTCGAGGCCCGCGTGCCGCAGGCCGATGCCGAGCGTTCCAGCGCCCAGCAGGCCGCGCAGGCCGAGGCCCAGTCGCTGGCCAAGCTGGATGCCCGCCTGGCCGCATTGTCCAAGCTGCAGGAAGACGTGCAGAAGCAGGGCACGCTGGAACCCTGGCTGGCCCGCCACGAACTGGCAGGCCTGGGCCGCCTGTGGCAGAAGCTGCACATCGAGCCGGGTTGGGAAACCGCGCTGGAGTCCGCCCTGCGCGAGCGCATGGCCGGCCTGGAGGTGCGCAACCTGGACTGGGCGCGCGCCTTCGCCGAGGACGCGCCGCCCGCGCGCCTGGCGTTCTATCAATTGCCCGTGCCGGCTGCCGTGCCGGCGCCGCCTGCCGGCCTGACGCCGCTGGCCAGCCTGCTGCGCATCACCGATCCGGCGCTACGCACCCTGCTGGCCGACTGGCTGCGCAACGTCTACACCACGCCAGACCTGGCGCAGGCGCTGGGCGCGCGCGCCAGCCTGCCCGAGGGGGCGGTGCTGGTCGTCAAGAGCGGCCACCTGGTCGATGCGCACAGCGTGCGTTTCTACGCCGCCGATTCCGAGCAGGCTGGCATGCTGGCGCGACAGCAGGAAATCGAGAACCTGCAGCGAGAGATCAAGGCGCAGCAACTGATCGCCGACCAGTCCCGCAGCGCGGTGGCCCGCGCCGAGGCCGGCTGGCAGCAGGTCAGCCAGGCGCTGGCCCCGGCGCGCCAGCGCGTGTCCGAGGTCACGCGCCGCCTGCACGACCTGCAGCTTGAACATTCACGCCTGCAGCAGCAGGCCCAGCAAACCGGCGAGCGCGCCGCGCGCCTGCGCGAAGACATGGAAGAGATCGGCGTGCAGCAGGAAGAGCTGCGCGCCGCCCGCGAGGAAGCGGAAGCCCGTTTCGAGTCGCTGGACGAGGAGCTGGGCGAGAAGCAATCCGTCTTCGCCGACGCCGAGATCGCGGGCGAGGACCTGGCCGCCCAGGCCGAGGCTGCCCGTGCCCGCCTGCGCGAGCTGGAGCGCGCCGCCCAGGAGGCCGACTTCACCGAGCGTGGCCTGCGTGCCCGCATCGTCGACCTGCAGCGCAACCAGCAGCTGGCTGCCGAGCAGACCCGCCGTGCCGGCGTCGAGCTCGAACAGTTGCAGGAAGACCTGGCCGTGCTGGATGCCTCGGCTGCCGAGGCCGGCTTGCAGGATGCGCTGGAGCTGCGTGCCGAGCGCGAGGAGTCGCTGTCGCGCGCCCGCATCGAGCTGGATGATCTGTCGGCGCAACTGCGTTCCGCCGACGAAGAGCGCCTGCAACGCGAGCGCTCGCTCGAGCCGCGCCGGGCGCGGATCATGGAATTGCAGCTGCAGGAGCAGGCCGCGCGCCTGGCCATCGAGCAGTTTGCCGAGCAGCTGGACGCGCGCCAGGTGGACCGCGATGCGCTGGCCGCCGACCTGGAAACGCTGGACGAGTCGTGGCGCCGCGTGAACTGGCTGCAGTCCGAGGTGCAACGCATCTCGCGCCAGATCGAATCCCTGGGCTCCGTGAACCTGGCCGCGCTGGACGAATTGAACACCGCGCGCGAGCGCAAGGGCTTCCTGGATTCCCAGCACGCCGACCTGAACGAGGCCATCGAGACGCTCGAAGACGCGATCCGCAAGATCGATCGCGAGACGCGCGCCTTGCTGCAGGAAACCTTCGAGACCGTGAACGGTCACTTTGGAGACCTGTTCCCCAGGCTGTTCGGGGGCGGCGAGGCCAAGCTCATCATGACGGGCGAGGAAATCCTGGATGCGGGGCTGCAGGTCATGGCGCAGCCGCCGGGCAAGCGCAACAGCACCATCCACCTGCTGTCGGGGGGAGAGAAGGCGCTGACGGCGACCGCCCTGGTGTTTGCGCTCTTCAAGCTAAATCCGGCGCCGTTCTGCCTGCTCGACGAGGTGGACGCGCCGCTGGACGACGCGAATACCGAGCGGTATGCCAACCTCGTCAGCAGCATGAGCGAACAGACCCAGTTCCTGTTCATCTCGCACAACAAGATCGCCATGCAGATGGCCAAGCAACTGGTGGGCGTGACGATGCAGGAACAAGGGGTTTCGCGTATCGTGGCCGTGGACATCGATTCCGCGGTGCAATGGGCTGCCGAGGCGGCCTGA
- a CDS encoding cell division protein ZipA C-terminal FtsZ-binding domain-containing protein — translation MSDLQIGLVVLGVLIIALVLGFNWWQDRRARERMQAHFPASEHDPLLGAGEAGPAEGRREPGMAASRHDAAGDDAAAAAPEAHDTEETDDGSEVVIDLALAGSVRGADLIPMLQGLRSAGRKPIRVFAESDRGRHAARLRSDESYVSLQLAVLLANRSGPLTAIEWSQVWGRAQDLAERLEATVEGPDQQAVLDRAARLDDTCAALDTQVGLTVLLGAAQPVDTVLRAARDIGFADLDGRLGWLSDEGIARFTLSRGDGQPFEGGPGTVERLSLLLDVPCSPPDDQPFGRMVKVGRELAARLRADLVDDQGRPLHDGAHAGIDERLQVLYTQLEQAGLRAASPRAQRVFS, via the coding sequence ATGAGTGATTTGCAGATCGGACTGGTCGTTTTGGGCGTGTTGATCATCGCCCTGGTGCTGGGATTCAACTGGTGGCAGGATCGCCGTGCGCGCGAGCGCATGCAGGCGCATTTCCCGGCCTCCGAGCACGACCCGCTGCTGGGCGCGGGCGAAGCCGGCCCCGCGGAGGGGCGCCGTGAACCGGGCATGGCCGCGTCGCGCCACGACGCGGCCGGTGACGATGCCGCGGCTGCCGCGCCCGAGGCCCACGACACCGAGGAAACCGACGATGGCAGCGAGGTCGTCATCGATCTCGCCCTGGCCGGTTCGGTGCGTGGCGCCGACCTGATCCCGATGCTGCAGGGCCTGCGCAGCGCCGGCCGCAAGCCCATACGCGTCTTTGCCGAAAGCGATCGCGGCCGCCACGCGGCGCGCCTGCGGTCCGACGAATCCTATGTGTCGCTGCAACTGGCGGTGCTGCTGGCCAACCGCAGCGGTCCGCTGACCGCCATCGAGTGGTCGCAGGTCTGGGGACGGGCGCAAGACCTGGCCGAAAGGCTGGAGGCCACGGTCGAGGGGCCCGATCAGCAGGCCGTGCTGGATCGCGCTGCCCGGCTGGACGACACCTGCGCCGCCCTGGACACCCAGGTGGGCCTGACGGTGCTGCTGGGCGCGGCCCAGCCTGTCGATACCGTGCTGCGCGCGGCCCGCGACATCGGCTTCGCCGACCTGGACGGCCGGCTGGGCTGGCTGTCCGACGAAGGCATTGCCCGTTTCACGCTGTCGCGAGGCGATGGCCAACCCTTCGAAGGCGGACCGGGCACGGTCGAGCGCCTGAGCCTGCTGCTGGACGTGCCGTGCAGCCCGCCCGACGACCAGCCCTTCGGCCGCATGGTCAAGGTTGGCCGCGAGCTGGCCGCGCGCCTGCGCGCGGACCTGGTGGACGACCAGGGCAGGCCCCTGCATGACGGCGCCCACGCCGGCATCGACGAGCGCCTGCAGGTGCTGTATACCCAACTGGAGCAGGCCGGCTTGCGCGCCGCCAGCCCGCGAGCCCAGCGAGTGTTCTCTTGA
- the ligA gene encoding NAD-dependent DNA ligase LigA gives MSQGKSAGGVAPAQEAARLREEIEHHNVLYYTQDAPEISDAEYDALMRALQALEAEHPELITPESPTQRVGAAPVAAFGSVTHAVPMLSLGNAFDPEEARAFDQRVSDTLRRAGLLGAEAQAAYFCEQKLDGLAISLRYEKGVLVQAATRGDGTTGEDVTSNIRTIKSIPLRLKDAAPRVLEVRGEVFMNREDFERLNAAQAERGEKVFVNPRNAAAGSLRQLDPRITARRPLRFYAYSWGEVHGLPRSQPGLFDEPAPGVREASELPRETHGEMLAWLAALGLPVNTRHNALKSGADGLLDYYATVGEARAGLGYDIDGVVYKLDSLPGQRVLGYVARAPRFAVAHKFPAEEATTRLLAIEVQVGRTGAITPVARLEPVFVGGVTVTNATLHNEGEIERKDVRIGDTVVVRRAGDVIPEVVGPVLDKRPADATQFVMATHCPVCGSAIERPEGEAVSRCTGGLFCAAQRKQSLLHAAGRKALDIEGLGEKLVDQLVDSDRVKSLADLFTLKAEELADFDRMGQKSAENLVQALDVARKPSLGRLIFALGIRHVGETTARDTARHFGSIDAVMDASEEALLAVPDVGPVVAGSLHRFFQEEHNREVVRQLKQQGVDPQPEAQAQGGGVLAGKTLVLTGTLPEWTRDDATRHILAAGGKVSGSVSKKTAYLVAGEEAGSKLAKAQELGVAILDEAGLKALLGVA, from the coding sequence TTGAGCCAAGGCAAGTCGGCTGGCGGCGTCGCCCCAGCCCAGGAAGCGGCGCGCCTGCGCGAAGAAATCGAGCATCACAACGTCCTGTACTACACCCAGGACGCCCCGGAAATCTCCGACGCCGAGTACGACGCGCTCATGCGCGCGCTGCAGGCGCTGGAGGCCGAGCACCCTGAACTCATCACGCCCGAGTCGCCCACGCAGCGCGTCGGCGCCGCGCCCGTGGCCGCGTTCGGCAGCGTCACGCATGCCGTGCCGATGCTGTCGCTGGGCAATGCCTTCGATCCCGAGGAAGCCCGCGCCTTCGACCAGCGGGTCAGCGACACGCTGCGCCGCGCGGGCCTGCTGGGCGCCGAGGCGCAGGCCGCCTATTTCTGCGAGCAGAAGCTCGATGGCCTGGCGATCAGCCTGCGCTATGAAAAGGGCGTGCTGGTGCAGGCCGCCACGCGCGGCGATGGCACCACGGGCGAGGATGTCACCAGCAATATCCGGACGATCAAGTCCATTCCCCTGCGCCTGAAGGACGCCGCGCCGCGCGTGCTGGAAGTGCGCGGCGAAGTGTTCATGAACCGCGAGGACTTCGAGCGCCTGAACGCGGCGCAGGCCGAGCGTGGCGAGAAGGTCTTCGTGAACCCGCGCAATGCTGCCGCGGGCAGCCTGCGCCAGCTCGATCCGCGCATCACCGCGCGCCGGCCCTTGCGCTTCTATGCCTACAGCTGGGGTGAAGTGCATGGCCTGCCACGCAGCCAGCCGGGCCTTTTCGACGAGCCCGCGCCGGGCGTGCGCGAGGCGTCCGAGCTGCCGCGCGAGACGCACGGCGAGATGCTGGCCTGGTTGGCCGCGCTGGGCCTGCCCGTGAACACGCGCCACAACGCGCTGAAGTCCGGCGCGGATGGCCTGCTGGACTATTACGCGACCGTGGGCGAGGCCCGAGCGGGCCTGGGATACGACATCGACGGCGTCGTCTACAAGCTGGATTCCCTGCCCGGCCAGCGCGTGCTGGGCTACGTGGCGCGCGCGCCGCGCTTTGCCGTCGCACACAAGTTCCCCGCGGAAGAGGCCACGACACGACTGCTGGCCATCGAGGTGCAGGTGGGCCGCACCGGCGCCATCACGCCCGTGGCGCGGCTGGAGCCCGTGTTCGTGGGCGGCGTCACCGTCACCAACGCCACCCTGCACAACGAAGGCGAGATCGAACGCAAGGACGTGCGCATCGGCGACACCGTCGTGGTGCGCCGTGCGGGCGATGTGATTCCCGAGGTCGTGGGGCCGGTGCTGGACAAGCGTCCGGCAGACGCCACGCAATTCGTCATGGCCACGCATTGCCCGGTCTGCGGCTCGGCCATCGAACGTCCGGAAGGCGAGGCCGTATCGCGCTGCACGGGCGGCCTGTTCTGCGCCGCGCAGCGCAAGCAGTCGCTGCTGCACGCCGCGGGACGCAAGGCGCTGGACATCGAGGGCCTGGGCGAGAAGCTGGTCGATCAACTGGTCGACAGCGATCGCGTCAAATCATTGGCCGATCTCTTCACGCTGAAGGCCGAGGAACTGGCCGACTTCGACCGCATGGGCCAGAAGTCCGCCGAGAACCTGGTGCAGGCGCTGGACGTGGCGCGCAAGCCCTCGCTGGGCCGCCTCATCTTTGCCCTGGGCATCCGGCATGTCGGGGAAACCACCGCGCGCGATACCGCCAGGCATTTCGGCTCCATCGACGCGGTCATGGATGCATCGGAAGAAGCGCTGCTGGCGGTGCCCGACGTCGGCCCGGTCGTGGCGGGGTCGCTGCATCGTTTCTTCCAGGAGGAACACAACCGCGAGGTCGTGCGGCAACTGAAGCAGCAGGGCGTGGATCCGCAGCCCGAGGCACAGGCCCAGGGCGGCGGCGTGCTGGCCGGCAAGACCCTGGTGCTGACCGGCACCTTGCCGGAATGGACCCGCGACGACGCCACCCGCCACATCCTGGCGGCGGGCGGCAAGGTGAGCGGTTCCGTCTCGAAGAAGACCGCCTATCTGGTGGCGGGGGAAGAGGCGGGCAGCAAGCTCGCCAAGGCCCAGGAGCTGGGCGTGGCCATCCTGGACGAGGCAGGGCTGAAAGCCTTGCTGGGAGTGGCCTAG
- a CDS encoding DUF72 domain-containing protein, with protein MPERARYRRWRDDTPQGFVFSVKAPRYITHIRRLHDVRTPMANFMASGVLALGDKLGPMLWRRAR; from the coding sequence GTGCCCGAGCGTGCGCGTTATCGGCGCTGGCGCGACGACACGCCCCAAGGCTTCGTCTTCAGCGTCAAGGCGCCGCGCTACATCACCCATATCCGCAGGCTGCACGACGTGCGCACGCCCATGGCAAATTTCATGGCCTCGGGGGTGTTGGCGCTGGGTGACAAGCTGGGACCGATGCTGTGGCGGCGAGCCCGCTGA
- a CDS encoding RidA family protein has product MTAAPSPLTFINPPGLYDPRPNGYSHVAVVSPCTRMVYVSGQGGEDASGALPAEFAAQVQQALSNLVTALHAAQAQPRDVAKLTVLVVDHSEARLGVFSQALGALWGKAPPPACTLIPVPRLALDGMLIEIEATAVLPA; this is encoded by the coding sequence ATGACCGCTGCACCTTCCCCCCTGACCTTCATCAACCCGCCCGGCCTGTACGATCCGCGTCCCAACGGCTATTCGCACGTGGCTGTCGTCTCCCCCTGCACGCGCATGGTCTACGTGTCGGGGCAGGGCGGCGAGGATGCCAGCGGCGCGCTGCCCGCGGAGTTCGCGGCGCAGGTGCAGCAGGCCCTTTCCAATCTCGTCACCGCGCTGCATGCCGCGCAAGCCCAGCCGCGCGATGTGGCCAAGTTGACCGTGCTGGTGGTGGATCATTCCGAAGCACGCCTGGGTGTGTTCTCGCAGGCCTTGGGGGCCCTGTGGGGGAAAGCGCCGCCGCCCGCCTGCACCCTGATCCCCGTGCCCCGTCTGGCACTGGATGGCATGCTGATCGAGATCGAGGCAACCGCGGTGTTGCCTGCCTGA
- a CDS encoding peptidylprolyl isomerase encodes MKRIALALAALTLSAPLYAQNVATVNGKAITQKSVDQFVSLLVTQGATDSPQLREQVKQELITREVLLQAAEKAGVAKQPEVQTELDLTRQGILVRALQADFLKKNPVTDAQVQAEYNKLKAEQGNQQEYKVRHILVEDEKLANDLTAQLTGKKAKFEDLAKKNSKDPGSAERGGELGWAPASNYVQPFAQAVTALKKGEISAKPVQTQFGWHVIQVEDARPVEFPPLDQVRPQIEEMLRQQAFTTYRNGLREKAKVQ; translated from the coding sequence ATGAAACGTATCGCCCTGGCGCTGGCGGCCCTGACCCTCTCCGCTCCGCTGTACGCCCAGAACGTCGCGACGGTCAACGGCAAGGCCATCACGCAGAAAAGCGTCGACCAGTTCGTCTCGCTGCTCGTCACGCAAGGTGCCACCGATTCGCCCCAGTTGCGCGAACAGGTCAAGCAGGAACTGATCACCCGTGAAGTGCTGCTGCAAGCCGCCGAAAAGGCTGGCGTGGCCAAGCAGCCCGAAGTCCAGACCGAACTCGACCTGACCCGCCAGGGCATCCTGGTGCGCGCGCTGCAAGCCGACTTCCTGAAGAAGAACCCCGTCACCGACGCCCAGGTGCAAGCCGAGTACAACAAGCTGAAGGCCGAGCAAGGCAATCAGCAGGAATACAAGGTTCGCCACATCCTGGTCGAAGACGAGAAGCTGGCCAACGACCTGACCGCCCAACTGACGGGCAAGAAGGCCAAGTTCGAAGACCTGGCCAAGAAGAACTCCAAGGATCCGGGCAGCGCCGAGCGTGGCGGTGAACTGGGCTGGGCCCCGGCCTCGAACTACGTCCAACCTTTCGCGCAGGCCGTGACCGCGCTGAAGAAGGGCGAGATCAGCGCCAAGCCGGTGCAGACCCAATTCGGCTGGCACGTCATCCAGGTCGAGGACGCCCGTCCCGTGGAATTCCCCCCGCTGGACCAGGTTCGCCCGCAGATCGAGGAAATGCTGCGCCAGCAAGCCTTCACGACCTACCGCAACGGCCTGCGTGAAAAGGCCAAGGTGCAGTAA